The Pseudomonas nunensis genome includes the window GCCGCGTAGAATGGGTAGAAGTAGACACTGAGAAGAAGTCGGGCGTTTTCAAGAACGTTCCTGCTCGCAGTGATCTGTCCGCCGACATCAACGAAAGCCTGATTGTCGAGCTCTACTCCAAGTAAGGGCTAGAAAATAGGTGCATCCATGCAGATTTCGGTAAATGAGTTCCTGACACCCCGCCATATTGATGTGCAGGTTGTCAGTCCAACCCGCGCCAAGATCACTCTCGAGCCTCTCGAGCGTGGTTTTGGCCACACCCTGGGCAACGCGCTGCGACGCATCCTGTTGTCCTCAATGCCCGGCTGTGCAGTAGTCGAGGCCGAGATTGACGGTGTGCTCCACGAGTACAGCGCCATCGAAGGTGTACAGGAAGACGTAATTGAAATCCTGTTGAACCTTAAAGGTCTGGCTATCAAGCTGCACGGCCGTGACGAAGTTACGCTGACCTTGTCGAAGAAGGGTTCGGGGGTGGTTACCGCTGCCGATATTCAGCTGGATCATGATGTCGAGATCGTTAACCCCGATCACGTAATCGCTAACCTGGCGTCTAACGGCGCCCTGAACATGAAGCTCACCGTAGCTCGTGGTCGTGGTTATGAACCGGCAGACTCGCGTCAGAGCGATGAAGACGAAAGCCGCAGCATTGGTCGCTTGCAGCTTGACTCTTCGTTCAGCCCGGTTCGCCGTATCGCATACGTGGTGGAAAACGCCCGTGTCGAGCAGCGTACTAACCTGGACAAGCTGGTTATTGATCTGGAAACCAACGGTACCCTGGATCCTGAAG containing:
- a CDS encoding DNA-directed RNA polymerase subunit alpha — translated: MQISVNEFLTPRHIDVQVVSPTRAKITLEPLERGFGHTLGNALRRILLSSMPGCAVVEAEIDGVLHEYSAIEGVQEDVIEILLNLKGLAIKLHGRDEVTLTLSKKGSGVVTAADIQLDHDVEIVNPDHVIANLASNGALNMKLTVARGRGYEPADSRQSDEDESRSIGRLQLDSSFSPVRRIAYVVENARVEQRTNLDKLVIDLETNGTLDPEEAIRRAATILQQQLAAFVDLKGDSEPVVVEQEDEIDPILLRPVDDLELTVRSANCLKAENIYYIGDLIQRTEVELLKTPNLGKKSLTEIKDVLASRGLSLGMRLDNWPPASLKKDDKATA